The Fundidesulfovibrio magnetotacticus genome includes the window CGGTTCAATTCCGGTCGTGGGCTCCATACATCACTCAAAATAACTGGCGGCAGCCACTCCAAGAACGACCACTCGAGAGGGGGATCACCATGGGCAAGGCGAAATTCGAGCGCAACAAGCCGCACGTCAACATCGGCACCATCGGTCACATCGACCACGGCAAGACCACGCTGACCGCCGCCATCACGAAGCTTTCGCAC containing:
- a CDS encoding GTP-binding protein, which produces MGKAKFERNKPHVNIGTIGHIDHGKTTLTAAITKLSH